CACCATGACCAACGGCAACGACCGCAACGACACCATCAGGTAATCGAAGATCCGGTTCATGTACAGACTGGCCGATTGCATCGACATCGACAGGCGTTCGCGACGGCTGCCGCGGGCGGACTCGTCGAGCGCGGCCAGATACTCGATGCTGGCGACCACCCCGGCCAGCAGACCGAACTGGTGCGCGCCGATCTCGAGGCGCGACGCGCCGGTGGCCTTCGGGTCCGCGGAGATGGAGCCGAACGAATTGAGCAGCGCCGGCTCGCGGAACACCACCGCGCCGATCGGCGGACCGCCCCACGCCAGGGCGTTGACCGCCACCACGTCGGCGTCGGTTTCCTTGACGTCGAGCAACCGGTACGGCGCGGCGGCGGAGTGGTCGACCACCACCAGCCCGCCGACGTCGTGCACCAGCTTGGTCATCGCCCGCAGGTCGGTGACCGTGCCCAGCGCCGCGGACGCCGACGCGACGGCCACCAGCCGGGTCGACTTCCCGATCAGGCCCTCCCACTGCCATGTCGGCAGCTCACCGGTCTCGATGTCGATTTCGGCCCATTTCACCTTGGCGCCGTAGCGGTGCGCCGCCCGGAGCCACGGCGCGATGTTCGCCTCGTCGTCCAAGCGGCTGACGACCACCTCGTAGCCCAGGCCCGCACGCGAGGACGAGGCTTCGGCCAGCGCCGACAACAGGATCGCGCGGTCGGCCCCGAGCACCACCCCCGCCGGGTCCACGTTGAACAGGTCGGCCACCGCCGTGCGCGCCGCCTCCAGGATGGCGGCGCTGCGTTGCGCGGACGGGTGCGCGCCCGCCGTGGTGGCGCTCGATCGGCGGAAGGCCGTCGAAACGGTGGTCGCAACGGAATCGGGGATGAGCATCCCGGTCGGCGCGTCGAAGTGCACCCACCCGTCACCCAGCGACGGATGCAGTCCGCGCACCCGGGCGACGTCGTAAGCCATGCCAGCCACCTTAAAGCTTGCGCATTTTCGCGAAACTGTGACCGTAGTGGGCGCCGCAGACGCTCCAACCAGCCGGTGGCTTCCCGAGGCAGGACACCCGGGCAGCCATACTAGTCGAGTGGGCCTCTGGTTCGGAACGCTGATCGCATTGTTTTTGCTGATAGCGCCGGGGGCGGTCATCGCGCGAATCAGTCAGTTGAGTTGGCCCATTGCCGTCGCGGTCGGCCCCGCGCTGACCTACGGTGTGGTAGCGCTGGCGATCATCCCGTTCGGTGCCGTCGGAATCCCCTGGAACGGCTGGACCGCGCTGGCCACGCTGGTCGTGGTGTGCCTGGTGGTGACGGTCCTGCAGCTGCTGCTCGGCCGCTACCGCGACACCGAGGCCGAAGCGCGCGGCATCAGCCGCTGGCCGGCGCTCGCCGTGGCCGCCGGGGTCCTGCTCGGGTCGCTGCTGATCATGTGGGCGGCCTACCGCGGTCTGGCCGCCCATTGGCAAACCATCCCCAGCACCTGGGACGCCGTCTGGCACGCCAACGAGGTCCGCTTCATCCTCGACACCGGGCAGGCTTCGTCCACGCACATGGGTGAGCTGCGCAACGTCGAAACGCACCAGGCGCTGTACTACCCGTCGGTGTTCCACGCGTGGGTGGCGGTGTTCTGCCAGCTCACCGGGGCGGCACCAACCACCGGCTACACGCTGAGCTCGGTGGCGGCCTCCGTCTGGCTGTTCCCGACCAGCGCGGCGATGCTGGCCTGGCAGCTGCTGCGCCCCCGCTGGGGGGAATGGCGCACCGCCGGCGCGGCCGCCACCACCGCCGCGCTGTCGGCGTCGTTCACCGCCCTCCCCTACGTCGAGTTCGGCGTCGCCGCGATGCCCAACCTGGCAGCCTACGGTGTCGCCGTCCCGACGTTCGTGCTGATCGCCTCGACGCTGCGGCACCGCGACCGCCTCCCGCTGGCGGTGCTGGCCTTCGTGGGGGTGATGTCGGTCCACCTGACCGGCGGGTTCATCGTCTTGTTGTTCGTCGCGGGCTGGTGGTTGCTGGATGTGGTGTGGCGTCCGGTGCGCGGCCGGGTCGCCGACGCCGCGACGCTCGCCGGCGTCGCGACGGCCACCGCGCTGATCCTGTTGCCGCAGTTCATCAGCGTCCGTCAACAGGAAGACATCATCGCCGGACACTCGTTCCTGACCTACCTGAGCAAGAAGCGGGGCCTGTTCGACGCGGTCTTTCAGCACTCGCGTCATCTCAACGACTTCCCGTACCAGTACGGGCTCATGGCGCTGGCGATCGCGGGCGGGATCGTCTTCGCCTACCAGAGGGTCTGGTGGCCGCTGGCGGTCTGGCTGTTGCTCGTGGTGGTCGAAGTCGACGCGGGAACGCCGCTCGGTGGGCCGCTGGGCGCGGTGGCCGGTGCGTTCGGAGAGTTCTTCTACAAGGACCCGCGCCGGATCGCGGCGGCCGTCACCCTGCTGCTGATGCCGATGGCCGGGGTCGCATTGTTCGGGATCGTCACGGTGGTGGTGGCCGCCGCCAAACGAGTCGCCGGCCGATTCAAACCCCAGCCCGCACCCGTCTGGACCGCGGCCACCGTGGTCCTGCTGGTGGCGACGACCGTATTCGCCGCCCGGCACTACTTCTATCGGCACCTGGTCCTGTTCGGCGACAAGTACGACTCCGTGATGATCGACCAACGCGACCTGATGGCCATGGCCTACCTGGCCACGCTGCCCGCCGCGCACGACACCGTGATCGGCAACGCAAACACCGACGGCACTGCATGGATGTACGCCGTCGCCGACCTGCACCCGCTGTGGACCCACTACGACTACCCGCAGCAAATGGGCCCAGGGCCCAACCGGTACATCTTCTGGACCGGCGCCCGCAAGGGTGACTCCGATCCGCGGGTGGTCGAGGCGATCAAAGCGCTGAATATCAGGTACATCTACACCAGCTCGCCGACGGTCCGGGGATTCGCCGTACCCGACGGACTAGTGTCACTGGATAAATCGAAGTCGTGGGCGCTGATCTACGACAACGGTGGAGCCAGAATCTACGAATGGCGCGGAAACGGCGCGGCGCCGCACTCTTAAGTCCGCAAAGGATGGTGATGGATTGAGTACCCCCAACGACGACGATGGCATCGAGATCATCGGCGGCGTCGACCCGCGGGCCACGGCGGTGACGGAGGACGACTCCGACGAGCGCTCCCTGACCGATCTGGTTGAGCAGCCCGCCAAGGTGATGCGCATCGGGACGATGATCAAGCAACTCCTCGAGGAGGTGCGCGCCGCACCGCTCGACGAGGCCAGCCGCAACCGCCTGCGCGAGATCCACGCCACCAGCATCCGCGAACTGGAAGAGGGCCTGGCGCCGGAGCTGCGCGAAGAACTCGACCGCCTCACCCTGCCGTTCAACGAGGACGCGGCGCCGTCGGACGCCGAATTGCGCATCGCCCAGGCCCAATTGGTCGGCTGGCTGGAAGGGTTGTTCCACGGCATCCAGACGGCGCTGTTCGCCCAGCAGATGGCAGCCCGCGCGCAGCTGGAGAACATGCGCCAGGGCGCGCTGCCGCCGGGCGTAGGCAAGCCGGGCGGGTCCGGACACGGTCAATACCTCTAAGCGAAACACGGTGGCGGGTCCTCACATCGAGACGCACAACGCGTGGGTGGAATTTCCCATTTTCGACGCGAAGTCGCGCTCCCTGAAGAAAGCCTTCCTGGGCAAGGCGGGCGGCACGATCGGCCGCACCAGCTCCAACGTGGTCGTCGTCGAGGCGCTGCGGGACATCACCATGTCGCTCGAGCTGGGTGACCGGGTGGGTCTGGTCGGCCACAACGGCGCCGGGAAATCGACTCTGCTGCGGCTGCTTTCCGGCATCTACGAACCCACCCGCGGCTGGGCGAAGGTCACCGGCCGGGTCGCGCCCATCTTCGATCTTGGGGTGGGGATGGACCCCGAGATCTCCGGCTACGAGAACATCATCATCCGCGGGTTGTTCCTGGGGCAGACCCGAAAGCAGATGATGGCCAAGGTGGACGAGATCGCCGAGTTCACCGAGCTGGGCGACTACCTGTCGATGCCGCTGCGCACGTACTCCACCGGGATGCGGGTGCGGCTGGCCATGGGCGTGGTCACCAGCATCGACCCCGAGATCCTGCTGCTCGACGAAGGTCTCGGCGCGGTCGACGCCGATTTCATGAAGAAGGCTCAGTTCCGGCTGCAGAAATTGGTGGAGCGGTCCGGAATCCTGGTGTTCGCCAGCCATTCCAACGAGTTCCTCGCCCGCCTGTGCAAGACGGCGATGTGGATCGACCACGGTGTGATCCGGATGTCCGGCGGCATCGAAGACGTGGTGCGCGCCTACGAGGGGGAGGACGCGGCCCGGCACGTGCGCGAGGTGCTGGCCGAAACCGCCGCCGAGCAGCCATGAGCGACTCCGTCGTCGCCGTCGTCGTCACCCACCGGCGCCCCGACGAGCTGGCCAAGTCGCTGGGCACCCTGAGCAGCCAGACCCGGCTGCCCGACCACCTGATCGTGGTCGACAACGACGGCCCCGGCTCCGGCCGGGTCCGCGATCTGGTCGCCGGCCAGCCGATCCCGACCACCTACCTGCCATCCCGCCGAAACCTCGGCGGTGCAGGCGGTTTCGCGCTCGGCATGTTGCACGCGTTGGCGCAGGGGGCCGACTGGGTCTGGCTGGCGGACGACGACGGGCGGCCGCAGGACTCGCACGTGCTGGCCACCCTGCTGGCGTGCGCGCAGAAGCATGCCCTGGCCGAAGTGTCGCCGATGGTGTGCAACTCCGACGACCCGCAACGGCTGGCGTTTCCATTGCGACGCGGGCTGGTATGGCGCAGGCGCACAAGCGAATTGCGCACCGACGCGGGGCAGGACCTGCTGCCCGGGATAGCGTCGCTGTTCAACGGCGCGTTGTTCCGGGCCGCCACCCTCGAAGCGATCGGCGTCCCCGACCTACGGCTGTTCATCCGCGGCGACGAAGTGGAGATGCACCGGCGGCTGGTGCGGTCGGGCTTGCCGTTCGGCACCTGCCTGGACGCGATCTACCTGCACCCCTGCGGGTCGGGAGAATTCCGGTCCATCCTGGGCGGCCGCATGCACACCCAATACCCCGACGACCCGGCCAAGCGGTTCTACACCTACCGCAACCGCGGCTATTTGCTGTCCCAGCCCGGCCTGCGCAAGCTGCTGGTCCAGGAGTGGGTCCGGTTCGGCTGGTATTTCCTGGTGACCCGCCGCGACCCCAAGGGGCTGGCCGAGTGGATTCGGTTGCGGCGCTTGGGGCGTCGCGAACAGTTCGGCAAACCTGGAGGATCGGCATGACGTTTCTCGACGCCGCCGCCCAGTCGCGGACCTTCACCCGCGCCCGCGGCGATCTGGTGGCCGGCTTCCGTCGGCACGAGCTGTGGCTGCACCTGGGCTGGCAGGACATCAAGCAGCGCTACCGCCGCTCGGTGCTGGGGCCGTTCTGGATCACCATCGCCACCGGCACCACCGCCGTCGCCATGGGCGGCCTGTACTCCAAGCTGTTTCACCTCGAGCTCTCGGTGCACCTGCCGTACGTCACGCTCGGGCTGATCGTATGGAACCTCATCAACGCGGCCATCCTGGAGGGCGCCGACGTCTTCGTCGCCAACGAGGGACTGATCAAGCAATTGCCGACGCCGCTGTCGGTGCACGTCTACCGGCTGGTGTGGCGGCAGATGATCTTGTTCGCGCACAACATCGTTATCTACGCCGTCATCGCGATGATCTATCCCAAGCCATGGTCGTGGGCGGACCTGTCGGTCTTCCCGGCGCTGGGGCTGATCGTGCTTAATTGCATCTGGGTGTCGCTGTGTTTCGGCATCCTGGCGACCCGCTACCGCGACATCGGTCCGCTGTTGTTCTCGGTCGTGCAATTGCTTTTCTTCATGACGCCGATCATCTGGAACGACGAGACGTTGCGGCAGCAGGGCGCCGGGCGCTGGTCGCGCATCGTGGAGCTCAACCCGCTGCTGCACTATCTGGACATCGTGCGGGCCCCGCTGCTGGGCGCACACCAGGAGCTGCGGCACTGGGCCGTGGTGGGGGCGCTGACCGTTGTCGGCTGGGTGCTGGCGGCGTTCGCGATGCGGCAATACCGCGCCCGGGTGCCGTACTGGGTGTAGCTCACATCAGCGGGGGCAGCGGATTGAGCCAGTCCAACGAATCGCCGATCTGTCCCTTGTATTGCGGGCAGTAGGCGGACACGGAAACGCCGATGAAGAACCCGGCTTGCCGCGCCGAGAGATTGGTGTCTTTCATCACCTTCATCGCCAGCAGGCTCGATCGCTGGTTCCTGTCGAGCCGGGCGCAGACCTTATGGCCCATCGCGATCGCGGCGTCCGGGTCGTCCATCACGATGCCGTTATCCGCCAGGGCTCCCAGGAAGGCGTCGTCGGTTGGGTCCGCCGCCGCCGGGGCCGCGGGAAGCACGGCGGCGACGGACAGCAGGGCCGCGAAGACCGTCGACCACTTCCCCGGACCGACGTTCATATCTACAACGATAGGCACTCACCACGATCGGCGGCCGGCTCCAAGAATTCTTTGAGAATCCCGCAAGCCCGCCGCCGGACGCTGGGCCCCATGCGCAACACCATCTGCTCGGACGGCGTCCGCGTGGCCACCATGCACCGCGCCGACGCGCCGCTGGGCCGCACCGCGAGATTCCACCTATGCAGGTTGTTCGACAATCTGCCCTGCTGCCATCGGTCGTGGGCCAATCAGGGCAAACGCTTCTTCCTGCACGGGTACGAGCGGGCCTTCGACATCGAGTTCGCCTGCGCCGAAACCGAATCAGGCACCGACGCGGTGGTCGACGTGACCACCCTCGACGAGGTCGAGACGGCGCTGCGGGACCAGTTCGACCACACCACGTTGATCGCCGTCGACGACCCGCAGCGCGACCTGTTCGAGTTGCTGGCCGACCGGGGTGTCATCGATCTGCGGATCATGGACGACACCGGGATGGCGGGCACGGCCGCCTGGACGTTCGACACCGTGGAACGGATCGTCGGCCGGGCGACCGGCGGCCGGGTCTGGGTGTCACGGATAAAGGCGCGTGAGAGCCGCAACAACGTCGTCACGCTGACGGCGGGACCCGTTTAGACAAGGACCCCGCCAGCG
This genomic interval from Mycobacterium sp. SMC-2 contains the following:
- a CDS encoding cysteine desulfurase-like protein → MAYDVARVRGLHPSLGDGWVHFDAPTGMLIPDSVATTVSTAFRRSSATTAGAHPSAQRSAAILEAARTAVADLFNVDPAGVVLGADRAILLSALAEASSSRAGLGYEVVVSRLDDEANIAPWLRAAHRYGAKVKWAEIDIETGELPTWQWEGLIGKSTRLVAVASASAALGTVTDLRAMTKLVHDVGGLVVVDHSAAAPYRLLDVKETDADVVAVNALAWGGPPIGAVVFREPALLNSFGSISADPKATGASRLEIGAHQFGLLAGVVASIEYLAALDESARGSRRERLSMSMQSASLYMNRIFDYLMVSLRSLPLVMVIGRPEVRIPVVSFALNGVPAERVVQRLADNGILAVTNENSRALDVLGVNDVGGAVTVGLAHYSTTAEVDQLVRALASLG
- a CDS encoding DUF6541 family protein, which gives rise to MGLWFGTLIALFLLIAPGAVIARISQLSWPIAVAVGPALTYGVVALAIIPFGAVGIPWNGWTALATLVVVCLVVTVLQLLLGRYRDTEAEARGISRWPALAVAAGVLLGSLLIMWAAYRGLAAHWQTIPSTWDAVWHANEVRFILDTGQASSTHMGELRNVETHQALYYPSVFHAWVAVFCQLTGAAPTTGYTLSSVAASVWLFPTSAAMLAWQLLRPRWGEWRTAGAAATTAALSASFTALPYVEFGVAAMPNLAAYGVAVPTFVLIASTLRHRDRLPLAVLAFVGVMSVHLTGGFIVLLFVAGWWLLDVVWRPVRGRVADAATLAGVATATALILLPQFISVRQQEDIIAGHSFLTYLSKKRGLFDAVFQHSRHLNDFPYQYGLMALAIAGGIVFAYQRVWWPLAVWLLLVVVEVDAGTPLGGPLGAVAGAFGEFFYKDPRRIAAAVTLLLMPMAGVALFGIVTVVVAAAKRVAGRFKPQPAPVWTAATVVLLVATTVFAARHYFYRHLVLFGDKYDSVMIDQRDLMAMAYLATLPAAHDTVIGNANTDGTAWMYAVADLHPLWTHYDYPQQMGPGPNRYIFWTGARKGDSDPRVVEAIKALNIRYIYTSSPTVRGFAVPDGLVSLDKSKSWALIYDNGGARIYEWRGNGAAPHS
- a CDS encoding bacterial proteasome activator family protein gives rise to the protein MSTPNDDDGIEIIGGVDPRATAVTEDDSDERSLTDLVEQPAKVMRIGTMIKQLLEEVRAAPLDEASRNRLREIHATSIRELEEGLAPELREELDRLTLPFNEDAAPSDAELRIAQAQLVGWLEGLFHGIQTALFAQQMAARAQLENMRQGALPPGVGKPGGSGHGQYL
- a CDS encoding ABC transporter ATP-binding protein; translation: MAGPHIETHNAWVEFPIFDAKSRSLKKAFLGKAGGTIGRTSSNVVVVEALRDITMSLELGDRVGLVGHNGAGKSTLLRLLSGIYEPTRGWAKVTGRVAPIFDLGVGMDPEISGYENIIIRGLFLGQTRKQMMAKVDEIAEFTELGDYLSMPLRTYSTGMRVRLAMGVVTSIDPEILLLDEGLGAVDADFMKKAQFRLQKLVERSGILVFASHSNEFLARLCKTAMWIDHGVIRMSGGIEDVVRAYEGEDAARHVREVLAETAAEQP
- a CDS encoding glycosyltransferase — encoded protein: MSDSVVAVVVTHRRPDELAKSLGTLSSQTRLPDHLIVVDNDGPGSGRVRDLVAGQPIPTTYLPSRRNLGGAGGFALGMLHALAQGADWVWLADDDGRPQDSHVLATLLACAQKHALAEVSPMVCNSDDPQRLAFPLRRGLVWRRRTSELRTDAGQDLLPGIASLFNGALFRAATLEAIGVPDLRLFIRGDEVEMHRRLVRSGLPFGTCLDAIYLHPCGSGEFRSILGGRMHTQYPDDPAKRFYTYRNRGYLLSQPGLRKLLVQEWVRFGWYFLVTRRDPKGLAEWIRLRRLGRREQFGKPGGSA
- a CDS encoding ABC transporter permease: MTFLDAAAQSRTFTRARGDLVAGFRRHELWLHLGWQDIKQRYRRSVLGPFWITIATGTTAVAMGGLYSKLFHLELSVHLPYVTLGLIVWNLINAAILEGADVFVANEGLIKQLPTPLSVHVYRLVWRQMILFAHNIVIYAVIAMIYPKPWSWADLSVFPALGLIVLNCIWVSLCFGILATRYRDIGPLLFSVVQLLFFMTPIIWNDETLRQQGAGRWSRIVELNPLLHYLDIVRAPLLGAHQELRHWAVVGALTVVGWVLAAFAMRQYRARVPYWV
- a CDS encoding DUF732 domain-containing protein, translating into MNVGPGKWSTVFAALLSVAAVLPAAPAAADPTDDAFLGALADNGIVMDDPDAAIAMGHKVCARLDRNQRSSLLAMKVMKDTNLSARQAGFFIGVSVSAYCPQYKGQIGDSLDWLNPLPPLM
- a CDS encoding 6-carboxytetrahydropterin synthase: MRNTICSDGVRVATMHRADAPLGRTARFHLCRLFDNLPCCHRSWANQGKRFFLHGYERAFDIEFACAETESGTDAVVDVTTLDEVETALRDQFDHTTLIAVDDPQRDLFELLADRGVIDLRIMDDTGMAGTAAWTFDTVERIVGRATGGRVWVSRIKARESRNNVVTLTAGPV